DNA from Macadamia integrifolia cultivar HAES 741 chromosome 12, SCU_Mint_v3, whole genome shotgun sequence:
CCATTTCTCTTCcactctccctttctctctttttcttgttACTCCTGCATACACATACATCTAATGTATAAACCCTCACAAGACTAAAGCATGGTAAATTTGAATTTCACAGCTTTGAGAATCAAACTCCTACTCCAAacgaaaataaaaattacacttGTAGGAAAATGAGAATTTTTAAAACCTGTCCATTTCTGAACTTTCATTCATATGTTTATCTAACCAACCAACACTTCCAGTATTAGCAGGAATCAGAGACCCGGAAATGTGAAGAATCTCCTCGTCAAAGCTACACAAGCAGAAATGCATATCTATCAAACACAGAAAAGTTATGGTAATCCTTCTTAACAGCATTAGAAGATAAGAACATTATAACTTAAACCACCATCCACCACCCCcctccccacacccccccccaaaaaaaagaaaccctcaAGGCATGGGTTGACATAACTAAGACCATCAGCCACAGCACTCAGTGTTCCAAGGAACATATCATTAAATTGACATTCATTTCTCAAGAATTTTGATATTCACAAACCGGTTCGCAAAACCAAAGTCATCTCAAAATTCTCTTAAATACCAGTTCCACCAAGTGACCTTTAGCAAGAGCAGATCCAATCCATTCAATCAGGGTAACTTTTTACACTAACAAACTCAAATTTATCAAAGGGAGGAAGGATAATACTTAATGGTAATAGATACAAAACATCTGTACTTttgaaatataatataaaaaaaagaaaacgtCACCTCTTGATTAAGAAGCGTATCATGCTTCCGACCTTAATCACATGTCGCTTGTGAAGACTGCTTGCAAATACTTCCTCACcatgtttctaaaacaaaatgaaaattagcCATAGTTGTCCATTGAAATGGTAACATGAAAAATAGGACATAATATCATTGGAACTTTAACTATTGACGTAGTGATTAGGACAGTCTCACAATTTTATATCTAAACTCTCCACGAATATCTTCCTCTGCAATAGTTGCATATGAAAAACCAAGTACAATGACATGAATAGATTCTTTCCTCAGCTTCATGACCTTCCCTTCTGGAGTATTGGAAAATTGGCAATAATCAGCAATGTTAAAATGCAAGTAGATCATTAATTAAATAACCATTTTTTTACTTCAAAATGAGAAAacatttaaaaggaaaaaaggaaataactatttttctttaaaaaaaaaaatttgtctttTAATTTAACAGAAAATCTTACCAATCACACATACTGTGATTAAAAAATGTAACAAGCAGAATATTAAATACAGATAAATAGAAGACAGTAAAAATCTTTAATTTTGAAGCATAGAATGCAATCATGCATTATTAAACAGAAATTGTTTGTAGAATTTAAGAATAACAAGAGAGAAACCTGAAGACCAGGTTAACTACAGAAAATAAGGAGAACTTTATTTGTCTAGGATTTCCAATTGGCTAAAGAACCATTAACTTCATGCAATGAGTGACTGCTGACCAGAAGCAACATCTACTTCCAATCTGTGAAAGTTTATCAGTTAAGTGCTCAAACTACATGCTTAGGCTAAACAAAATGACTTCTTATCAAACCTACACCTGGTATCCAACAACTCAGCAGACTAGGGTTCAGAAAAATTCATCTGGAAGCTGTGGAAAAACACTTTAAAATGGCATGGCTTCATTTCCCAACAATGATTTCAGGagtagagaaaaaagaaaagcatttaCTATTTTCCGATAAACAAATCTAATTTTGGTCCGAAGCAGAAACCTAAGGTTAACCTGTACAAAACCACACTATGCCAAAAATCCGGTATCAAGATATGTGGGTCCTATTCTTGAACTTAATTGACCATGCTAGTTTTGAACTAAATTGCCCTTGGCCGATTATATAGAGCCAGTAACAGATGATTTCTATCAACTTAAAAACAATTTTGGTAGCAGACTTCCTATTCTACATGATTTATTTCTCAAACATTAGACCCTTTCAAAATTCCTTCCGATGAACTCCTCTTTCTACTTGTCTTCAGAACGTTGTAGTCTCACATCTAAATATCCTCACCTCAACAGCATTCACCTAtggcaaaataataataagctGAATGGCAACATTCTGCTTCTTCCTCATCATGTACAATATAAGATTATTTTGATCAATAACCATCAACCACATTGCACTCAAGAAGCATATTTCCACTTGAGCAACCAAACTCTAAATTCTGAGGGACAAATGCCTTCAATCTCTCCTTCCTTGCAAACCTCGGCGCAACGGTAAGGTTATTCCATTGAAACCTAGTGGCTGCAGGTTCGAGTCAGGTAACAGCTCTCCACGAGACAAGGGTTAGGCTGCGACATTATGACCCTCTCCTGACCCCGCAGTGGTGGGAGcttcgtgcactgggtacatcCTTTTTATATTGGTTCCTTTCTGGTCATCAAACCTAAACAACCCTTTATATCAAGATAGGATTTTAAAAACCCTCATTTCATACATACATCCTTGCTGGACTCATTTAAATCTCCTTGGATGCAAGCTGTTACCTACCCATCTTAGACAATAATTATTGTTTAAAATAACTTGTGTTCCTTAAAGTCAAAGAACATGTCATATCttgaaaatttaaataaatactGCGTCAGAGATCTATCTCAGAGATAGTGACAAtacattgggtttttttttttttttgggggggggggaggatagAAGACCACACTTTGAGTTTTCCCCTCCttatatttctaaaaatcaATTAGATCTAACTATATTGATGACCCTATATAGtacaaaaaaaaaccttcaaaaGTAGATGACACCTTTTACAAGCTAACAGCTCAGATTTAAAATATCAAAGCTTCTGGTATGCAACAACAACTACAAATCAAAATTTCTGAAATGGAGAAAAGAATACCATATGAATAAAATGATAgatgaataataaaaaagaacaataataCCATATCCATAACTTATGAAGGGTCATGTCACATGTACCTAACAGCATGTCTGGCTTCGGAGAAAAAAGTAAGAGTTTCGCCTTTACTTTGACTCCAAAATAAGGGGAAAGTCCAGGAAGAACCTTTGCACTTTCACTTTGAGCTAATATATCATAAACCAAAACAACTCCATCAAATGCTTCATTAAATCTGTTGAAGAAAACCAGCATACCTGGTCAGTGAATCCCAATATAGAACTTAGCATAAAATAATAGCAACAGAACTTATGAGTGAAATTAGCCAATGGAGTCCACCAACAAATCCAGAGCTTTCAATTCATATCACAAtttggagaaataaaaaaagtttgaatCCAAAACCCAACAGTACAACTTTCAAGAGGCAGAACAATTCATTCATAGATCTGCAGAAATATGTAAACAATTGAAAATCATTGAGCATTTATTGCTCACACGTGGAAGTAGTGGATTCTTGAATGAAGGAATGGAAATTGGAGATTAGGGGGCATTGAGGAAGATTTAAGCGGATAATCCATCCTGCCAGCCCTCGTTGGGGCAGGCATGGTGTAGGCTTTGGCAGGTACAGGGCAGAGACAGGTTTGATCCATGAAATTTTAGCTTAGGGCAAGACTGTAAACTCCAATCTAATAGGAGTTTACACAAATAATGCCTTTTGTCCTGTGAGactcttctagttttcttttctttcttttttttcaagaaaggCGAAGGGCGGGAGAAATTGAtagattttttaaatgtttCGAGTTAAGAGATAAAATTAGGAACTCTTATTCCTCAGAATTCTCCTTCTGTCTACATCTGCTTTTGATTGGTCAGCTGAAGTTCTACATGACCCCACTCAGCCTCGATGAACAacacaaggaaaatgagagCGGGGGACATAGGTTTTGTGTTTGACAATCATAGCAattattgattttaatttttcacaCACAGAAAAGTTTGGGAAGCACCGGATTTGGAGGAAACCAAATTGGTCCAAGTGAGTTATGCAAAACCCACCATGTTGTCACTCCTACTTGATGTGTGACTGATTGAAGAGGGTTTTGAATCTTAAAGTACTGAGAATGGCAGACAAATTACGGTTTCAGAACATGGGTTATACATATAAGAACGAAAGGATGTCGAGGATCTAACGGGGGTTGATGCAAAAGCATGCCCTGAGACAAATCTTAGCTAGACTATGAGCTATTAAAAGGCTTTGTTTTGGTGTGCTTTTATGAGTGGAACTATTGCCCATGGTAGAACAAGTTTAACttggatttgattttaaaacaaTCCAATTTATCCGTAATTAATTATCTAAAAAGGACAGTCATGTGGTATGATTACTTGTTTAATTTAGTTAAACTTTAGGATTAATAAGGTCAATCAAAACTGTTTAGATAAGTCAGAAATCTTATCACAACATCTAAATAGGATCAAGTTGCCTTTTAAGACGGATGTAATCAGATGGAGTGTCTCAAGCCCCAAAAGTTTAACTCAATTAGGTAAGTAAAAGGGGGTCTTAGAAATGTAGATTATGTCTGTGTCTCTGTATGACATTTTAGCAACGGTCATGGCATGGCAATTTATATAATTGGAAGGGAAAAGCATGAAAGAGGGCAAAAAGAGGAGATAAACATGTTGCAATGGAGACCATTATATATAACACCATGGTTGTCATGGTGCCTAGGTGAACCAAGGTGGTCAAGGGATCAAAAACTAAGGCGACACAAACAAGgtgccaaaaaaaaagtggcCAGGACACTTAGGAAACTCTCAAAGTTAACTCACAAGTGATCGAGCATACTATTGCTCACTCGACTAAATAAACTTTGAAAGTATAAgtttaataagaaaaaatcatttcaaTATATCAATATAAATAATACAAATATGGAGTTGTTTCTGCCACAGAAACCAATCAATCAAATTAATACCACAATTGACAAACATAACACAGACCACTTCCCAAACCCCAACCCCGGTGTTTAATTTGAGTTGTGAACCACACACACAATCCATAAtctccttaaaaaaatataaccaCCCACTAAGGGGGAAAAAGCGAATAAAAACTATTATTAAGAGCATTGAAGTGGTTGGAGATGATTAATTGCAATGCAAGAGAATTCATGAAATCAATcagcgattttttttttttaaaagaacaagGATGAGGTGATATCAAGAGATGTGGGAAGCAATAGAGATACATCAATTTTAAAGgtaaccgaaaaaaaaaagaacaaggtAACATCAAGAGGTGTGGGAAGCAAGAGAGAGATAACGTACTTAAAAAGCAGTGAACTTAGTTCACCACGAAGTGCTTGAGGAACCCTGTTTGCCTTCGACGGATGTATATAAACAACCAAATTTGCATCAGAAACTTTCAATCCATCCATTAGACTGCAAGTAAAATCACCTGTTCATGTAAGAACAAGAGCTGTCATCTAAAGAATAGTAAGAACACCCTATAAGTGATTAGCCTCATGCCAGCTGGCACAATGACACGAAACCCCAGACAAttggttaaaaaagaaaaagaaaattgaatccTGTGATTTTACCAATTGAGGCACATTAAAACTCCAAAGTTTGGCAAAAGATTTTTTACCAATCAAGGCAGATTCAAATTAGCCTCATGTAAGCTCAAGAAGTAGCAGATTCAAACTCCAAATTTTGTCGTAAGATTTTTCTTGTCAAAAGGACAAAACTCATATGAAGAAGGAACTTAAATAGAAACAGGACCCAGTTTACATGCATGTCTGTGTACGTACACGGTTGTGCCTTCAACCGTTGGATGGGGGTAGGCAGAAgtatagttgtcacggcgccaaggcaaaccaaggcattggagggctgTCTAaacgcttaggcgagaaggcacccgccttaaggcgaataaGGCGCCAAAAAAGGcgctaatatttttttttaatatactaatatatctataatatctattataactgtataacaatgatataattaattttaaattgcttgtaaaaaatcaacactTTAAGCtatatcaaaatacaagaagcacTACTTTAAGTAACATCATGGGAAAAAAATCcacactttaagcaacatcaagagacaagaatcaacattcaacatgaaaGTCATATTGATATAACTAATGCACTCTATGGTTTTCTaagttttaacttttaacaGTTGCAATTTTCTAAGTTCTAACTTGCAATTGTAACTGCATCTCCTGACTGTGGCCAGAGAAACTAAGTAACTAATGCACTAACATGAGAAGCAGCAGTAGCAGGGGAAAATAAATCGTACAGCAGCAGCCAGCAGCAaggagcaagaaaaaaaaaaaaagggattcatCACTAATCAGCGGATTCTGTCAATCTCTCTACAGCAtcatggtaaaaaaataaaaaaataaaattaaagcaGCCAGCggccaaaaaaaattaaagcagcCAGcagtcaaagaaaaaaaaaaaattaaagcagcCACATTATTGCACTAACAATCTAGCAGTCTACAACAGCAGAGCCAGATGCAATCAATTAATCATGCAATACAGTCTACCTACAGCAGCaggggggggaaaaaaaggagaagcacTAGCAGCAGTGCTGCCAGCGCaggagaagcagagaagaagaagaagaagcataggAAGAACCGAAGCACAGGCCAATAAGAAGCAGACGCAGAACAGcagaggggaaaagaaaaaaaaataaaaataaaaaagcactAGCAGCAGGGCTGCCAGTGCAGacgaagaatcagaagaagaagacgaagcagaggaggaagaagagagtcaGAAAcgagaaagaagggaagaaacgagaaagaagaagttgtaggaaggagagtaaaaaaaaatcaatggagCATACCTGAAAGCCGAATGCCAAGTCCAACTTCTCAATCGTTACACGTCATTGAATCCAGCGCAAATTTCTTCGGACTTGGAGGCTGGACTGGAACACataaccgagagagagagatggaataGCCGAATAGGGCTCTCACGTTATatttcccactttttttttttaaggagtgATCCCATGCATCTCACATCACTTTAAATCCTGCACCACACCACTTTAAAACACTACAATTAGAATATACAAACAAATTATTTCAGTGGGGAAAAAGTACCCAAGGCGTATGCCTTTCCGACGCCTTACCACCTAAGGCGACCGCTTCCCACGCCTTACCACCTAAGGCGACTGCTTTCCTCACCTGCGAAACAGTGTCCATCGCTTAGCCCTTATAAAAATGCctcgatgccttgacaactatggagaGCAGTGCCACCAAGTTCTAGTGCCACA
Protein-coding regions in this window:
- the LOC122058447 gene encoding DNA-directed RNA polymerase I subunit rpa43 isoform X2, whose amino-acid sequence is MDGLKVSDANLVVYIHPSKANRVPQALRGELSSLLFKFNEAFDGVVLVYDILAQSESAKVLPGLSPYFGVKVKAKLLLFSPKPDMLLEGKVMKLRKESIHVIVLGFSYATIAEEDIRGEFRYKIKHGEEVFASSLHKRHVIKVGSMIRFLIKSSRGQKQPSAR
- the LOC122058447 gene encoding DNA-directed RNA polymerase I subunit rpa43 isoform X1, with translation MDGLKVSDANLVVYIHPSKANRVPQALRGELSSLLFKFNEAFDGVVLVYDILAQSESAKVLPGLSPYFGVKVKAKLLLFSPKPDMLLEGKVMKLRKESIHVIVLGFSYATIAEEDIRGEFRYKIKHGEEVFASSLHKRHVIKVGSMIRFLIKSFDEEILHISGSLIPANTGSVGWLDKHMNESSEMDRSNKKKRERESGREMEAHGSRVINEDYPPKKSKRQKLVEEF
- the LOC122058447 gene encoding DNA-directed RNA polymerase I subunit rpa43 isoform X3, whose protein sequence is MDGLKVSDANLVVYIHPSKANRVPQALRGELSSLLFKFNEAFDGVVLVYDILAQSESAKVLPGLSPYFGVKVKAKLLLFSPKPDMLLEGKVMKLRKESIHVIVLGFSYATIAEEDIRGEFRYKIKHGEEVFASSLHKRHVIKVGSMIRFLIKR